A window of the Streptomyces sp. NBC_00250 genome harbors these coding sequences:
- a CDS encoding helix-turn-helix domain-containing protein, whose amino-acid sequence MLIFHLLREVTVEYGLRQGEFAALNGMHPTDVRALICLLDAERAGTDATAGRLGERLGLNSAGTTAVVDRLERLGYVARVRDTRDRRRVLLTVEDRAKDLGRAHFGPLVEGAVTLLGGFEEREKEAVRRFLSGVRDLVGRGDEAGR is encoded by the coding sequence ATGCTCATCTTCCATCTGCTGCGCGAGGTCACCGTCGAATACGGCCTCCGCCAGGGCGAGTTCGCCGCCCTCAACGGCATGCACCCCACCGACGTCCGCGCCCTGATCTGCCTCCTCGACGCCGAACGCGCCGGCACCGACGCGACCGCCGGACGGCTCGGCGAGCGGCTCGGACTCAACTCGGCCGGTACGACGGCCGTCGTCGACCGGCTCGAACGCCTCGGCTACGTCGCCCGCGTCCGGGACACCCGCGACCGGCGGCGCGTGCTCCTCACCGTGGAGGACCGGGCGAAGGACCTCGGGCGGGCGCACTTCGGGCCCCTGGTCGAAGGGGCCGTGACACTCCTCGGCGGGTTCGAGGAGCGGGAGAAGGAGGCCGTTCGACGGTTCCTGAGCGGTGTTCGGGATCTCGTGGGCCGCGGGGACGAGGCGGGGCGGTGA
- a CDS encoding alpha/beta fold hydrolase, protein MSVIFEAAYDALLATWPHPTTVSELPTPYGTTHLLSHGVEDGPPVLLLPGGGATACSWRTTAAALGRTHRVHAVDLVGGPGRSRADGRPIRTVTDLTVWLDAVLDGLGVTSAAFCGHSYGGWIALRYALAAPDRTDRLVLLDPTGCFAGFRPGYLLRALPMLLRPTRARTAAFLTWETAGAEHDREVRRLDALAADLPRHRPVTGPRPTPTRLAALGPRALLLLPEGGRAQDVHRVAASATALGLRTEFLTGATHHTLPATLPTKALTDILSFLKPT, encoded by the coding sequence ATGTCCGTCATCTTCGAGGCCGCCTACGACGCGCTCCTCGCGACCTGGCCGCACCCCACGACGGTCTCGGAACTCCCCACCCCCTACGGCACCACGCATCTCCTGAGTCACGGTGTGGAGGACGGCCCGCCGGTCCTCCTCCTGCCCGGCGGCGGCGCGACCGCCTGCTCCTGGCGCACGACGGCCGCCGCGCTCGGCAGGACGCACCGGGTGCACGCCGTGGACCTCGTCGGCGGACCGGGCCGCAGCAGGGCCGACGGCCGCCCGATCCGTACGGTCACGGACCTCACCGTCTGGCTGGACGCCGTACTCGACGGCCTGGGAGTGACATCGGCGGCCTTCTGCGGCCACTCCTACGGAGGGTGGATCGCGCTCCGGTACGCCCTTGCGGCCCCGGACCGGACGGACCGCCTGGTCCTCCTCGACCCGACCGGCTGCTTCGCCGGCTTCCGTCCGGGCTACCTGCTGCGGGCCCTGCCGATGCTGCTGCGCCCGACACGGGCGAGGACGGCGGCGTTCCTGACGTGGGAGACGGCCGGCGCGGAACACGACCGGGAGGTACGGCGCCTGGACGCCCTGGCGGCGGACCTTCCCCGCCACCGCCCGGTCACGGGCCCGCGCCCGACCCCCACCCGACTCGCGGCGCTGGGGCCGCGGGCACTGCTGCTCCTGCCGGAGGGCGGCCGAGCCCAAGACGTCCACAGGGTGGCGGCGAGCGCGACGGCCCTGGGCCTACGGACGGAGTTCCTGACCGGCGCGACCCACCACACACTCCCGGCGACGCTGCCGACGAAGGCGCTGACCGACATCCTGAGCTTCCTGAAGCCGACGTGA
- a CDS encoding ArsC/Spx/MgsR family protein has product MEIWINPACSKCRSALTLLDAEGADYTVRRYLEDVPSPDEIRQVLDRLGLEPWDITRTQEAVAKELGVKEWARDAENRERWIEALSSHPKLIQRPIITAEDGTAVVGRSEDAVRDALSR; this is encoded by the coding sequence ATGGAGATCTGGATCAATCCCGCCTGTTCCAAGTGCCGCAGCGCCCTCACCCTTCTCGACGCCGAGGGCGCCGACTACACCGTGCGCCGCTACCTGGAGGACGTGCCCTCCCCCGACGAGATCCGGCAGGTGCTCGACCGGCTCGGTCTTGAGCCGTGGGACATCACGCGGACCCAGGAGGCCGTCGCCAAGGAGCTCGGGGTGAAGGAGTGGGCCCGCGACGCCGAGAACCGGGAGCGGTGGATCGAGGCCCTGTCCTCGCATCCCAAGCTCATCCAGCGGCCGATCATCACCGCCGAGGACGGCACGGCCGTCGTCGGCCGGTCCGAGGACGCCGTTCGGGACGCGCTCTCCCGTTGA